The Micromonospora sp. NBC_00421 genome contains a region encoding:
- a CDS encoding DUF2567 domain-containing protein, giving the protein MSPDTPDPHRPADAPAGAVPTPDALTTGPPAGGTAADGPPADGTAAASGYDPGGSYLPWPPPYAGLPQPPDARPRHTTAVAFALACGLTALGALLGLLWAALAPDTPVRKTAEGAVYAQPQPEQPIAADGWFSLLGLGFGVLAAIAVWTLLRRRRGPAHLAALTVGALGAALVAWQVGRRIGLAGYQRLLDTAPAGTPFDKPADLRAGGIERVFGVLPVPYGNLLLPAFAAAVTYTLLAGWSRWPSLRPEPEPGGPEWPGGPEWPGVSGAPGGVGGVSWGSAGTPAPTAAPEPPAPDAAGPTRG; this is encoded by the coding sequence GTGAGCCCGGACACCCCCGATCCGCACCGCCCCGCCGACGCCCCGGCGGGTGCCGTGCCGACCCCGGACGCCCTCACCACCGGGCCACCGGCCGGCGGGACAGCGGCCGACGGGCCACCGGCCGACGGGACAGCGGCCGCGTCCGGGTACGACCCGGGTGGGTCGTACCTGCCGTGGCCGCCGCCGTACGCCGGGCTGCCGCAGCCTCCCGACGCGCGGCCCCGGCACACCACGGCGGTGGCGTTCGCCCTCGCGTGCGGCCTGACCGCGCTCGGGGCGTTGCTGGGGCTGCTCTGGGCGGCGCTGGCTCCGGACACCCCGGTGCGCAAGACCGCCGAGGGGGCCGTCTACGCCCAACCCCAGCCGGAGCAGCCGATCGCCGCCGACGGCTGGTTCAGCCTGCTCGGGCTCGGCTTCGGGGTGCTCGCCGCGATCGCGGTGTGGACGCTGCTGCGCCGCCGACGCGGGCCGGCGCACCTGGCCGCGCTGACCGTCGGCGCGCTCGGTGCCGCCCTGGTCGCCTGGCAGGTGGGCCGCCGGATCGGGCTGGCCGGCTACCAGCGGCTGCTGGACACCGCCCCCGCCGGTACGCCGTTCGACAAGCCGGCAGACCTGCGGGCCGGTGGCATCGAACGGGTCTTCGGGGTGCTGCCGGTGCCGTACGGCAACCTGCTGCTGCCGGCGTTCGCCGCCGCCGTGACGTACACCCTGCTGGCCGGCTGGTCTCGTTGGCCGTCGCTGCGCCCGGAGCCGGAGCCCGGCGGACCCGAATGGCCGGGCGGACCCGAATGGCCCGGCGTCTCCGGTGCCCCCGGTGGGGTGGGCGGGGTCAGTTGGGGGTCGGCGGGGACGCCAGCTCCGACAGCGGCACCGGAACCGCCCGCACCTGACGCAGCAGGGCCGACTCGCGGTTGA
- a CDS encoding LON peptidase substrate-binding domain-containing protein, translating to MTARLPVFPLATVLFPGLVLPLHIFEERYRHLVRDLVGRPEGVPREFGVVAIRSGWEVAPGPGTTPGGGEVTLHEVGCTAELRQVTELDDGGFDIVTVGRRRFRVVDVDREAAPYLTADVEWLPEPTGPDEAAELLAARVIAVFRQYLGLIRADPEELSEQLPEDPTVLSHLVAATAVLTVADRQRLLAIDDTAARLRAELRLLNRESALLRQVRAVPVPLSELASPPTPN from the coding sequence GTGACCGCACGGCTGCCGGTGTTTCCCCTCGCAACGGTGCTCTTCCCAGGTCTGGTGCTGCCGTTGCACATCTTCGAGGAGCGTTACCGCCACCTGGTGCGGGACCTGGTCGGACGGCCCGAGGGGGTGCCCCGGGAGTTCGGTGTGGTGGCGATCCGTTCCGGCTGGGAGGTCGCCCCGGGCCCGGGGACCACCCCGGGCGGCGGCGAGGTGACCCTGCACGAGGTGGGCTGCACGGCCGAGCTGCGCCAGGTCACCGAGCTGGACGACGGGGGCTTCGACATCGTCACGGTGGGTCGGCGGCGGTTCCGGGTCGTCGACGTCGACCGGGAGGCCGCCCCCTACCTGACCGCCGACGTCGAGTGGCTGCCCGAGCCGACCGGCCCGGACGAGGCCGCGGAGCTACTGGCGGCCCGGGTGATCGCGGTGTTCCGGCAGTACCTGGGGCTGATCCGGGCCGACCCGGAGGAGCTGTCCGAGCAGCTACCGGAGGACCCGACGGTGCTGTCGCACCTGGTCGCGGCCACCGCGGTGCTGACCGTGGCGGACCGGCAGCGGCTGCTCGCCATCGACGACACCGCCGCCCGGCTCCGCGCCGAGCTGCGGCTGCTCAACCGCGAGTCGGCCCTGCTGCGTCAGGTGCGGGCGGTTCCGGTGCCGCTGTCGGAGCTGGCGTCCCCGCCGACCCCCAACTGA
- the hisD gene encoding histidinol dehydrogenase, translating to MLNRIDLRGGFRDPRRLLPRAQLDVSVAVERIRPLVEAVRDHGYPAIREASERFDGISPPVLRVPTEAITEAEGTLDPDVRAALLESIDRARRVHDDQRRTDHTTQVVPGGTVTERWVPVDRVGLYVPGGLAMYPSTVVMNVVPAQAAGVRSLVVVSPPQQDNGGLPDARVLAACALLGVDEVYAVGGAQAVAMLAYGAAVDPEGTLRCEPVDMITGPGNIWVTAAKRLLRGVVGIDAEAGPTEIAVLADDTADPAHVAADLISQAEHDPLAASVLVTPSVELADAVDRELTRQVPATKHAERVGTALGGEQSGIVLVDDLDAGLRVVDAYAAEHLEIQTRDAREWALRVRNAGAIFVGAWAPVSLGDYCAGSNHVLPTGGCARHSSGLSVQSFLRGVHLVEYTREALRDVAPHVVTLANVEDLPAHGQAVAVRFVGESS from the coding sequence GTGTTGAATCGGATCGACCTGCGCGGCGGGTTCCGTGACCCGCGCCGCCTGCTGCCCCGTGCCCAGCTCGACGTCTCCGTGGCCGTCGAGCGGATCCGCCCGCTCGTCGAGGCGGTCCGGGACCATGGGTACCCGGCGATCCGGGAGGCGAGCGAGCGGTTCGACGGCATCAGCCCGCCGGTGCTGCGGGTGCCGACCGAGGCGATCACCGAGGCGGAGGGGACGCTCGACCCCGACGTGCGGGCCGCCCTGCTGGAGTCGATCGACCGGGCCCGGCGGGTGCACGACGACCAGCGCCGCACCGACCACACCACCCAGGTCGTGCCGGGCGGCACCGTCACCGAGCGCTGGGTGCCTGTCGACCGGGTCGGCCTCTACGTCCCCGGCGGGCTGGCGATGTACCCGTCGACCGTGGTGATGAACGTGGTCCCGGCCCAGGCGGCAGGGGTCCGCTCGCTGGTGGTGGTCAGCCCGCCGCAGCAGGACAACGGGGGCCTGCCGGACGCCCGGGTGCTCGCCGCCTGCGCGCTGCTCGGCGTCGACGAGGTGTACGCCGTCGGCGGCGCCCAGGCGGTCGCCATGCTGGCGTACGGCGCGGCGGTGGACCCCGAGGGCACCCTGCGCTGCGAGCCGGTCGACATGATCACCGGGCCGGGCAACATCTGGGTCACCGCCGCCAAGCGGCTGCTGCGCGGCGTGGTCGGCATCGACGCCGAGGCCGGCCCGACCGAGATCGCCGTGCTGGCCGACGACACCGCCGACCCGGCGCACGTCGCCGCCGACCTGATCAGCCAGGCCGAGCACGACCCGCTGGCGGCCAGCGTGCTGGTCACCCCGTCGGTCGAGCTGGCCGACGCGGTGGACCGGGAGCTGACCCGGCAGGTGCCGGCCACCAAGCACGCCGAGCGGGTCGGCACCGCGCTCGGCGGGGAGCAGAGCGGCATCGTGCTGGTCGACGACCTCGACGCCGGGTTGCGGGTGGTCGACGCGTACGCCGCCGAGCACCTGGAGATCCAGACCCGGGACGCCCGCGAGTGGGCACTGCGGGTACGCAACGCCGGGGCGATCTTCGTGGGCGCCTGGGCGCCGGTCTCGCTCGGCGACTACTGCGCCGGCTCCAACCACGTGCTGCCCACCGGGGGCTGCGCCCGGCACTCGTCCGGCCTGTCCGTGCAGTCCTTCCTGCGCGGGGTGCACCTGGTGGAGTACACCCGGGAGGCGCTGCGCGACGTCGCGCCGCACGTGGTGACCCTGGCCAACGTGGAGGACCTGCCGGCGCACGGCCAGGCGGTCGCGGTGCGCTTCGTCGGGGAGTCGTCGTGA
- a CDS encoding histidinol-phosphate transaminase has product MTTLDDLPVRDDLRGRSPYGAPQLDVAVRLNTNENSYPLPEPVVEAIGKALAAELRDLNRYPDRDALALRADLAGYLGDGITAEQVWAANGSNEIQQQLLQAFGGPGRCALGFVPAYSMHPLLALGTGTRWVPAQRGVDFGLTADEAVAEVRAHRPDVVFLCSPNNPTGTALDPAVVSAVLDATPGMVVVDEAYAEFARPGTGNALALLPGHPRLVVTRTMSKAFGFAGGRLGYLVADPAVVAAVQLVRLPYHLSTLTQAAARAALAHRDALLGTVDAIKVQRDRIVSTLRSRGHRVADSDANFVLFAVGGDQSVAWQSLLDAGVLVRDVGLPGWLRVTAGTPAETDAFLTAMEKLS; this is encoded by the coding sequence GTGACCACCCTGGACGACCTGCCCGTCCGCGACGACCTGCGGGGCCGCTCGCCGTACGGTGCGCCGCAGCTCGACGTGGCGGTCCGGCTGAACACCAACGAGAACTCCTACCCGCTCCCCGAGCCGGTGGTGGAGGCGATCGGCAAGGCGCTCGCCGCCGAGCTGCGGGACCTCAACCGTTACCCGGACCGCGACGCGCTGGCGCTCCGCGCCGACCTGGCCGGCTACCTGGGCGACGGGATCACCGCGGAGCAGGTCTGGGCGGCCAACGGCTCCAACGAGATCCAGCAGCAGCTGCTCCAGGCGTTCGGTGGGCCGGGGCGGTGTGCGCTGGGCTTCGTGCCGGCGTACTCGATGCATCCGTTGCTGGCCCTGGGCACCGGCACCCGGTGGGTCCCGGCGCAGCGGGGGGTGGACTTCGGGCTGACCGCCGACGAGGCGGTCGCCGAGGTCCGGGCGCACCGCCCCGACGTGGTCTTCCTCTGCTCGCCGAACAACCCGACAGGCACCGCGCTCGACCCGGCGGTGGTCAGCGCCGTGCTGGACGCCACGCCCGGCATGGTGGTCGTCGACGAGGCGTACGCCGAGTTCGCCCGCCCCGGCACGGGTAACGCCCTGGCGCTGCTGCCCGGCCACCCGAGGCTGGTGGTGACCCGGACGATGAGCAAGGCGTTCGGCTTCGCCGGTGGCCGGCTGGGCTACCTGGTCGCCGATCCGGCGGTGGTGGCGGCGGTGCAGCTGGTCCGGCTGCCCTATCACCTCTCGACGCTCACCCAGGCCGCCGCCCGCGCGGCGTTGGCGCACCGCGACGCCCTGCTCGGCACCGTCGACGCGATCAAGGTGCAGCGGGACCGGATCGTGAGCACGCTGCGGTCCCGGGGGCACCGGGTGGCCGACAGCGACGCCAACTTCGTGCTCTTCGCCGTCGGCGGTGACCAGTCGGTGGCCTGGCAGAGCCTGCTCGACGCCGGGGTGCTGGTCCGGGACGTCGGCCTCCCCGGCTGGCTGCGGGTCACCGCCGGCACCCCCGCCGAGACCGACGCCTTCCTCACCGCGATGGAGAAACTGTCATGA
- the hisB gene encoding imidazoleglycerol-phosphate dehydratase HisB — MSRTARVERITKETKVLVEIDLDGTGQAEISTGVGFYDHMLHQIARHGGFDLTIRTVGDLEIDAHHTMEDTALALGAAFDQALGDKAGIRRYGSATVPMDEVLVRAAVDLSGRPYVVHDEPALTPYIGPVYPTSMTRHIWESFGQSARVTLHVDVLRAARPGGHPDAHHVVEAQFKAVSRALREATALDPRNAGVVPSTKGAL; from the coding sequence ATGAGTCGCACCGCCCGGGTGGAGCGGATCACCAAGGAGACCAAGGTCCTCGTCGAGATCGACCTCGACGGCACCGGCCAGGCCGAGATCAGCACCGGGGTCGGCTTCTACGACCACATGCTGCACCAGATCGCCCGGCACGGCGGCTTCGACCTGACCATCCGCACCGTCGGTGACCTGGAGATCGACGCCCACCACACGATGGAGGACACCGCGCTGGCCCTGGGCGCCGCGTTCGACCAGGCGCTCGGTGACAAGGCCGGCATCCGGCGGTACGGCTCGGCCACCGTCCCGATGGACGAGGTGCTCGTCCGGGCCGCCGTCGACCTGTCCGGCCGCCCGTACGTGGTGCACGACGAGCCGGCGCTGACCCCGTACATCGGGCCGGTCTACCCGACCAGCATGACCCGGCACATCTGGGAGTCCTTCGGCCAGTCGGCCCGGGTGACCCTGCACGTGGACGTGCTGCGGGCGGCCCGTCCCGGCGGCCACCCGGACGCGCACCACGTGGTGGAGGCCCAGTTCAAGGCGGTCTCCCGGGCGCTGCGGGAGGCCACCGCGCTCGACCCGCGCAACGCCGGTGTGGTGCCCAGCACCAAGGGCGCGCTGTGA
- the hisH gene encoding imidazole glycerol phosphate synthase subunit HisH, giving the protein MVLDYGSGNLRSAERALAHAGADVTVTADLAAAAEADGLVVPGVGAYAACMAGIEASGAGPVIAERVAAGRPVLGICVGMQVLFAHGDEHGVVTKGLGLLPGGVTRLPAERLPHMGWNTVTPPAGSVLFAGLPADSRFYFVHSYGVLDQPALTAAGARVTTAHHGTDFVAAVEWGALSAAQFHPEKSAETGAVLLRNWLATVD; this is encoded by the coding sequence GTGGTGCTCGACTACGGCTCGGGCAACCTGCGCTCGGCCGAGCGGGCCCTGGCCCACGCCGGGGCGGACGTGACGGTCACCGCCGACCTTGCCGCCGCCGCCGAGGCCGACGGGCTGGTGGTGCCGGGCGTCGGGGCGTACGCGGCCTGCATGGCCGGGATCGAGGCGTCGGGTGCCGGCCCGGTGATCGCCGAACGGGTCGCCGCCGGTCGGCCGGTGCTCGGCATCTGCGTGGGCATGCAGGTGCTCTTCGCGCACGGCGACGAGCACGGGGTGGTGACCAAGGGGCTGGGGTTGTTGCCGGGCGGGGTGACCCGGCTGCCCGCCGAGCGGTTGCCGCACATGGGCTGGAACACGGTGACGCCGCCTGCCGGTTCGGTGCTCTTCGCCGGGCTGCCCGCCGACAGCCGCTTCTACTTCGTGCACTCCTACGGGGTGCTCGACCAGCCGGCGTTGACCGCGGCGGGGGCCAGGGTCACCACCGCGCACCACGGCACGGACTTCGTCGCCGCGGTGGAGTGGGGTGCGCTGTCGGCCGCCCAGTTCCACCCGGAGAAGTCGGCCGAGACCGGTGCCGTGCTGCTGCGCAACTGGCTGGCCACGGTTGACTGA
- the priA gene encoding bifunctional 1-(5-phosphoribosyl)-5-((5-phosphoribosylamino)methylideneamino)imidazole-4-carboxamide isomerase/phosphoribosylanthranilate isomerase PriA, translating into MSLTLLPAVDVADGQAVRLVQGAAGSETAYGDPLDAALAWQNDGAEWIHLVDLDAAFGRGSNAALLAEVVGKLDVRVELSGGIRDDASLRAALGTGAARVNIGTAALEDPQWCDRICAEYGDRVAIGLDVRGRTLSARGWTRDGGDLWEVLARLDAAGASRYVVTDITKDGTMRGPNLDLLREVCARTDAPVIASGGVSTLDDLRALATLESAGVEGVIAGKALYAGAFTVAEALATLRAAG; encoded by the coding sequence GTGAGCCTGACCCTGTTGCCCGCTGTGGACGTCGCCGACGGCCAGGCCGTCCGGCTCGTGCAGGGCGCCGCCGGCAGCGAGACCGCCTACGGCGATCCGCTGGACGCGGCGCTGGCCTGGCAGAACGACGGCGCGGAGTGGATCCACCTGGTCGACCTGGACGCGGCCTTCGGCCGGGGCTCCAACGCCGCCCTCCTCGCCGAGGTGGTCGGCAAGCTGGACGTGCGGGTGGAGCTCTCCGGCGGCATCCGGGACGACGCGTCGCTGCGGGCCGCGCTCGGCACCGGGGCGGCCCGGGTGAACATCGGCACCGCCGCCCTGGAGGACCCGCAGTGGTGCGACCGGATCTGCGCCGAGTACGGCGACCGGGTGGCGATCGGCCTGGACGTGCGGGGTCGTACCCTCTCGGCGCGCGGCTGGACCCGCGACGGCGGTGACCTGTGGGAGGTGCTGGCCCGGCTGGACGCCGCCGGCGCGTCCCGGTACGTGGTGACCGACATCACCAAGGACGGCACGATGCGCGGGCCGAACCTGGACCTGCTCCGCGAGGTGTGTGCCCGCACCGACGCCCCGGTGATCGCCTCCGGCGGGGTCTCGACCCTGGACGACCTGCGCGCCCTGGCGACCCTGGAGTCGGCAGGCGTGGAGGGCGTGATCGCCGGCAAGGCGCTCTACGCGGGCGCGTTCACGGTGGCCGAGGCGCTGGCCACGCTCCGGGCCGCCGGGTGA
- a CDS encoding RidA family protein, whose protein sequence is MTDVELLPGDDAIVTRLGSGGPWEAVYGYSRVVRAGRSAWTAGCTSTVDGVVTHVGDAAAQTAQALRIGLAALAEVGASAADVVRTRMYVTDRLFADEVGRAHNAVFGAIRPAATMVVVAGLLDPDHLVEIELEAHLPPA, encoded by the coding sequence GTGACCGACGTCGAGCTGCTGCCGGGTGACGACGCGATCGTCACCCGGCTCGGCTCGGGCGGCCCCTGGGAGGCCGTGTACGGCTACTCCCGGGTGGTCCGGGCCGGTCGGTCGGCCTGGACGGCCGGCTGCACGTCCACGGTCGACGGGGTGGTGACGCACGTCGGTGACGCCGCCGCGCAGACCGCGCAGGCGTTGCGGATCGGCCTGGCCGCCCTGGCCGAGGTGGGCGCGTCCGCCGCCGACGTGGTGCGGACCCGGATGTACGTGACCGACCGGCTCTTCGCCGACGAGGTCGGCCGGGCGCACAACGCCGTCTTCGGCGCGATCCGGCCCGCCGCCACCATGGTCGTGGTCGCCGGCCTGCTCGACCCCGACCACCTGGTGGAGATCGAGCTGGAGGCACACCTGCCCCCGGCCTGA
- a CDS encoding MarR family winged helix-turn-helix transcriptional regulator produces MSENLVLRRQVCFALYAASRALTDVYRPILDEFGLTYPQYLVLLVLWERGDDPPTVSELGAALRLDSGTLSPLLKRLAAAGLVVRTRSAHDERRVEVGLTADGAALRQRMTDVPLRVACATGLDEAELVALRDILTRVTETIHRQKEQ; encoded by the coding sequence GTGAGTGAGAATCTGGTGCTGCGTCGGCAGGTGTGCTTCGCCCTCTATGCGGCGTCCCGCGCGCTCACCGACGTCTACCGGCCCATCCTCGACGAGTTCGGGCTCACCTACCCGCAGTACCTGGTGCTGCTGGTGCTCTGGGAGCGGGGCGACGACCCACCCACGGTCTCCGAGCTGGGGGCGGCGCTGCGGCTCGACTCCGGCACGCTCTCCCCGCTGCTCAAGCGGTTGGCGGCGGCGGGCCTGGTGGTCCGCACCCGCTCCGCGCACGACGAACGCCGGGTGGAGGTGGGGCTCACCGCCGACGGCGCGGCCCTGCGCCAGCGGATGACCGACGTGCCGCTGCGGGTGGCCTGTGCCACCGGCCTCGACGAGGCCGAACTCGTCGCGTTGCGCGACATCCTCACCCGCGTCACCGAGACGATCCACCGACAGAAGGAGCAGTGA
- a CDS encoding organic hydroperoxide resistance protein has product MQVLYTASATATGDGRDGHVRTSDATVELDLAIPKEMGGAGGAANPEQLFAAGYAACFHSALRLVARRAKADVTGSVVEAEVGIGPNGSGGFGLAVTLVVDLPAVERSAAQQLVEAAHQVCPYSNATRGNIEVALTVREAAAA; this is encoded by the coding sequence ATGCAGGTGCTCTACACCGCCTCCGCGACGGCCACCGGCGACGGCCGTGACGGCCACGTCCGCACCTCCGACGCCACGGTCGAGCTGGACCTGGCCATCCCGAAGGAGATGGGCGGCGCGGGCGGCGCGGCCAACCCCGAGCAGCTCTTCGCCGCCGGCTACGCGGCCTGCTTCCACTCCGCGCTGCGCCTGGTCGCCCGCCGGGCCAAGGCCGACGTGACCGGCTCGGTCGTCGAGGCCGAGGTCGGCATCGGCCCGAACGGCAGCGGTGGCTTCGGCCTGGCCGTCACCCTGGTGGTGGACCTGCCTGCCGTCGAGCGCTCTGCCGCACAGCAGTTGGTCGAGGCCGCCCATCAGGTCTGCCCGTACTCGAACGCCACCCGGGGCAACATCGAGGTGGCGCTCACCGTGCGCGAGGCCGCCGCGGCCTGA
- a CDS encoding NADP-dependent oxidoreductase, whose translation MTSNREIHLASRPQGWPTADDFRLVETEVPTPGPGQIVVRNQFMSVDPYMRGRMNDAKSYVPPFALDAPLDGGAIGEVVAGGADGISVGDTVLHGLGWREYALLDGASARRVDPTAAPVSAYLSVLGMTGLTAYAGLLDVAAMQPGETVFVSGAAGAVGSMVGQIAKLRGAGRVIGSAGSPAKVKRLTALGFDAAFDYHDGPVRDSLKAAAPDGIDVYFDNVGGEHLEAAIGAMKLHGRAAICGMIAQYNSAEPPAAPRNLALVIGKRLTLRGFLVGDHGDLREQFVAEVAGWLREGRLSYDETIVDGIGNAPEAFLGLLRGENLGKMLVRL comes from the coding sequence ATGACCAGCAACCGTGAGATCCACCTGGCCTCCCGCCCACAGGGGTGGCCGACCGCAGACGACTTCCGCCTCGTCGAGACCGAGGTGCCCACCCCGGGTCCGGGGCAGATCGTGGTCCGCAACCAGTTCATGTCGGTCGACCCGTACATGCGCGGCCGGATGAACGACGCCAAGTCCTACGTGCCGCCGTTCGCCCTGGACGCCCCGCTCGACGGCGGCGCGATCGGCGAGGTGGTGGCCGGTGGTGCCGACGGGATCAGTGTCGGCGACACCGTGCTGCACGGGCTCGGCTGGCGGGAGTACGCGCTGCTCGACGGTGCGTCCGCCCGCCGGGTCGACCCGACCGCCGCCCCGGTGAGTGCCTACCTGAGCGTGCTCGGGATGACCGGGCTGACCGCGTACGCCGGGCTGCTCGACGTGGCGGCGATGCAGCCGGGGGAGACCGTGTTCGTCTCCGGCGCGGCCGGCGCGGTGGGCAGCATGGTCGGCCAGATCGCCAAGCTCCGGGGTGCCGGCCGGGTGATCGGCAGCGCCGGTTCGCCGGCCAAGGTGAAGCGGCTGACGGCGCTCGGCTTCGACGCCGCCTTCGACTACCACGACGGCCCGGTGCGGGATTCGCTGAAGGCCGCCGCCCCGGACGGGATCGACGTCTACTTCGACAACGTCGGTGGCGAGCACCTGGAGGCCGCCATCGGCGCGATGAAGCTGCACGGTCGGGCCGCCATCTGCGGCATGATCGCGCAGTACAACTCGGCTGAGCCGCCGGCCGCACCGCGCAACCTGGCGCTTGTCATCGGCAAGCGGCTGACCCTGCGTGGTTTCCTGGTCGGCGACCACGGCGACCTGCGCGAGCAGTTCGTCGCCGAGGTGGCCGGCTGGCTGCGCGAGGGCCGGCTCTCCTACGACGAGACGATCGTCGACGGCATCGGCAACGCCCCCGAGGCGTTCCTCGGCCTACTACGCGGCGAAAACCTCGGCAAGATGCTGGTCCGCCTCTAA
- the hisF gene encoding imidazole glycerol phosphate synthase subunit HisF: MTVAVRVIPCLDVDAGRVVKGVNFLDLRDAGDPVELAAAYDRAGADELTFLDVTASSSDRGTMLDVVRRTAESVFIPLTVGGGVRQVADVDTLLRAGADKVGVNTAAIARPELIAEIADRFGRQVLVLSLDVRRAPAGTTPSGFEVTTHGGRRGTGLDAVEWAARGAELGAGEILLNSMDADGTKAGFDLTLIEAVRAVVDVPVIASGGAGRVAHFPPAIGAGADAVLAASVFHFGELTVGEVKDALRAAGHPVR, from the coding sequence ATGACGGTGGCGGTGCGGGTGATCCCGTGTCTGGACGTGGACGCCGGTCGGGTGGTCAAGGGGGTCAACTTCCTCGACCTGCGCGACGCCGGTGACCCGGTGGAGCTGGCGGCGGCGTACGACCGGGCCGGCGCGGACGAGTTGACCTTCCTGGACGTCACCGCGTCCTCCAGCGACCGGGGCACCATGCTCGACGTGGTACGCCGTACCGCCGAGTCCGTCTTCATCCCGCTCACCGTCGGCGGCGGCGTCCGGCAGGTCGCCGACGTGGACACCCTGCTGCGGGCCGGAGCCGACAAGGTGGGGGTGAACACCGCCGCCATCGCCCGCCCCGAGCTGATCGCCGAGATCGCCGACCGGTTCGGCCGGCAGGTGCTGGTGCTCTCGCTGGACGTCAGGCGGGCCCCCGCCGGCACCACCCCCAGCGGTTTCGAGGTGACCACCCACGGTGGCCGCCGGGGCACCGGGCTCGACGCGGTCGAGTGGGCGGCGCGTGGGGCCGAGTTGGGCGCGGGGGAGATCCTGCTCAATTCGATGGATGCCGACGGCACCAAGGCCGGCTTCGACCTGACCCTGATCGAGGCGGTCCGGGCGGTGGTCGACGTGCCGGTGATCGCCAGCGGCGGGGCCGGCCGGGTCGCGCACTTCCCACCCGCGATCGGCGCGGGCGCCGACGCGGTGCTCGCCGCCAGCGTGTTCCACTTCGGCGAGTTGACCGTCGGCGAGGTCAAGGACGCCCTGCGCGCCGCCGGCCACCCCGTCCGCTGA
- the yczE gene encoding membrane protein YczE has translation MASIGNLRHRPARRLTQLYAGLVLYGVSMAMMIRSGLGLDPWDVFHQGLARQTGLSFGTVTIAVGAVVLLLWIPLRQRPGLGTVSNVVVIGLVVDATVALLPAGLPLPARIGLLLGGIVANGAATGLYLGARLGPGPRDGLMTGYVARRPGPSVRLVRTVIEVTVLALGWLLGGTVGLGTVAYALGIGPLAQFFIPRFAVPAAPGAAERGHPAPAATAPGHPAPVATAPGEMAPVAAEPGPRAPFPPKPGSGRPEVTTLSCVDTTGGK, from the coding sequence ATGGCTTCGATTGGCAATCTCCGGCACCGCCCCGCCCGGCGGCTCACCCAGCTCTACGCCGGGCTGGTCCTCTACGGCGTCAGCATGGCCATGATGATCCGCTCCGGGCTCGGCCTGGACCCGTGGGACGTCTTCCACCAGGGGTTGGCCCGGCAGACCGGCCTGTCGTTCGGCACCGTGACCATCGCGGTCGGCGCTGTGGTGCTGCTGCTCTGGATCCCGCTGCGGCAACGCCCCGGGCTCGGCACGGTGAGCAACGTGGTGGTGATCGGCCTGGTGGTGGATGCCACGGTGGCCCTGCTGCCGGCCGGGCTGCCGCTGCCCGCCCGGATCGGCCTGCTGCTCGGCGGCATCGTCGCCAACGGTGCCGCCACCGGCCTCTACCTCGGCGCCCGGCTCGGCCCCGGCCCCCGCGACGGCCTGATGACCGGCTACGTCGCCCGCCGGCCGGGCCCCTCGGTCCGGCTGGTCCGCACCGTCATCGAGGTCACCGTGCTGGCCCTGGGCTGGCTGCTCGGCGGCACGGTGGGCCTCGGCACCGTCGCCTACGCGCTCGGCATCGGCCCGTTGGCCCAGTTCTTCATCCCGCGCTTCGCCGTCCCCGCGGCACCTGGCGCTGCGGAACGGGGCCACCCGGCACCGGCTGCCACCGCACCGGGCCACCCGGCACCGGTCGCCACCGCACCGGGCGAGATGGCACCGGTCGCCGCGGAACCGGGCCCCCGGGCACCGTTCCCGCCGAAACCAGGCTCGGGGCGTCCGGAGGTGACCACGCTGAGCTGCGTTGACACGACAGGGGGAAAGTAG